In Candidatus Nitronauta litoralis, one DNA window encodes the following:
- a CDS encoding mechanosensitive ion channel produces the protein MNFLPSFILAILTCFIGMKIIKWAMQLLEASCKKKEMEPSLQGFILSVSTLLLKLFLLISVAGTLGIETTSFVAIIGAAGLAIGLAFQNTLGNFAASFLILTFKPFKTGDLVELGGHLGVVDEIQMFCTVLTTPNGKTIILPNGPIANGTIVNLSRLAIKRVDLTFGIGYSDNIEEAKNSLQRVIDGDSRILKDPGSTVAVSSLGDSSVNFVFRVWVKTDDYWDVYFAMQEQVKLELDRNKISIPFPQRDVHVFQMS, from the coding sequence ATGAATTTCCTGCCCTCATTTATACTTGCCATCCTCACCTGTTTTATTGGGATGAAAATTATTAAATGGGCAATGCAATTATTGGAAGCATCCTGCAAGAAAAAAGAAATGGAACCCTCTCTGCAAGGATTCATCCTCAGCGTGAGCACCCTTTTACTGAAGTTGTTTCTACTTATTTCAGTTGCCGGGACTCTGGGTATTGAGACCACCTCTTTTGTTGCCATCATTGGTGCCGCGGGGCTCGCAATCGGCCTGGCTTTTCAAAATACTCTGGGGAATTTTGCTGCGAGTTTTTTAATTCTTACATTCAAACCCTTCAAGACAGGCGACCTGGTTGAACTGGGTGGTCACCTCGGGGTTGTCGACGAAATCCAGATGTTCTGTACGGTGCTCACCACACCAAATGGGAAAACCATTATTCTTCCCAATGGCCCCATCGCCAATGGAACAATTGTCAACTTATCGCGCCTGGCAATCAAAAGGGTCGATTTAACTTTCGGCATCGGGTACAGTGATAATATTGAGGAAGCAAAAAATTCACTACAGCGTGTTATCGATGGGGATTCAAGAATTCTCAAAGACCCAGGATCAACTGTAGCGGTATCCAGCCTGGGAGACAGCTCTGTAAATTTCGTGTTTCGCGTCTGGGTAAAAACAGACGACTACTGGGATGTTTATTTCGCCATGCAGGAACAGGTTAAACTTGAACTGGACCGGAACAAGATTTCCATTCCCTTCCCACAACGCGATGTTCACGTTTTCCAGATGTCGTGA
- a CDS encoding HAD family hydrolase — MTIDAKNCLFISDLDGTLLEPGSIFPENSVKRLNALIERGLNFTIATARTYDSAHPLLKNVLLNHPAVLFNGVFLTDFHTGHNLIETDFISHEVVHETMELLRPQNMDPFVYIYGDESRVMHGKASNQGAQNYLDTLETDRRLCQVEHYEFLNGERIAGFLVIDKKDKLDPIHDHLSSTYPEDLNLYFAEDICHPGYYWLQAFHAQTNKGSMVKRLAEKQGFPLEQVVVFGDYLNDLEMFKIAGKALAVENGLAEVKQVADEIIPSNAEQGVLQYLESLEL; from the coding sequence ATGACAATCGACGCAAAAAATTGTTTGTTTATTTCCGATCTTGATGGAACCCTGCTGGAGCCGGGGAGTATATTCCCCGAAAATTCTGTAAAAAGACTCAACGCACTCATCGAACGCGGGCTCAACTTCACGATTGCCACAGCTCGAACATACGATTCTGCCCACCCTCTTTTAAAAAATGTTCTCCTGAATCATCCAGCAGTGTTGTTCAACGGTGTCTTTCTGACCGATTTTCATACCGGTCATAACCTGATAGAAACGGACTTCATCAGTCACGAGGTCGTACACGAAACCATGGAACTACTACGGCCACAAAACATGGATCCGTTTGTCTATATATACGGTGATGAATCGCGGGTAATGCATGGTAAAGCGAGTAATCAGGGAGCGCAAAATTATCTGGACACATTGGAAACAGATCGTCGCCTGTGTCAGGTTGAGCACTATGAGTTTTTAAATGGTGAACGCATCGCCGGGTTCCTGGTCATAGACAAAAAAGACAAGCTTGATCCTATACACGACCACCTCAGTTCCACCTATCCGGAAGACTTAAACCTTTATTTTGCTGAGGACATATGTCACCCGGGGTATTATTGGCTTCAAGCTTTCCATGCACAAACCAACAAAGGCAGTATGGTCAAACGTCTTGCCGAAAAACAAGGGTTTCCGCTGGAACAAGTGGTGGTGTTTGGTGACTACCTGAACGACCTTGAAATGTTTAAAATTGCCGGAAAAGCATTGGCCGTTGAAAACGGATTGGCTGAAGTCAAACAAGTGGCCGATGAAATCATTCCATCCAACGCTGAACAAGGAGTCCTTCAATACCTGGAATCTCTGGAGCTTTGA
- a CDS encoding HNH endonuclease, with product MARRQAGKGPGGPAPETIKREKERAREMRKTTWWQNLVNDGVCHYCHGTFEADLITMDHVVPLSRGGKSTKGNIVPACKECNTKKKHATPVEMILSGTIKPDLKL from the coding sequence ATGGCGCGTAGACAAGCAGGGAAGGGGCCAGGCGGTCCAGCTCCGGAAACGATTAAAAGGGAAAAGGAACGTGCGCGCGAGATGCGAAAAACCACGTGGTGGCAGAACCTCGTCAACGATGGTGTTTGCCATTATTGTCATGGCACGTTCGAAGCGGATTTGATCACCATGGATCACGTGGTGCCGTTGTCTCGTGGTGGCAAATCTACCAAAGGCAACATCGTTCCCGCCTGCAAGGAGTGCAACACCAAGAAGAAACACGCCACCCCGGTTGAAATGATTTTGTCAGGTACGATCAAACCAGACCTGAAGCTGTAA
- a CDS encoding DUF1566 domain-containing protein, whose amino-acid sequence MKERFEDHGNGTIRDADTGLMWQESYAYGELGNYMTWYDAVNYISRLNSKGLGGYKDWRLPNRLEMQSLYLLGRTFESRGRTFELHIDPIFEFGYGSCFWTWREWLSGALSFSFDQASLRWFPKGSPSATVRAVRENLNPSVLLKNLDGTVHGA is encoded by the coding sequence ATGAAAGAACGTTTCGAAGATCACGGCAATGGCACCATTCGCGATGCTGACACAGGGCTGATGTGGCAGGAAAGCTATGCTTATGGGGAATTGGGAAACTATATGACCTGGTACGATGCGGTGAATTATATTTCCCGTCTCAATAGCAAGGGATTGGGAGGCTATAAAGATTGGCGGCTACCCAACCGGTTGGAGATGCAGAGTCTTTATCTTTTGGGGCGGACGTTTGAATCGCGCGGGCGCACCTTTGAATTGCACATCGATCCCATTTTTGAATTCGGCTATGGCAGTTGTTTCTGGACCTGGCGCGAATGGTTATCGGGCGCACTCAGTTTCAGTTTCGATCAGGCTTCCCTGCGCTGGTTCCCGAAGGGAAGTCCTTCGGCGACAGTTCGAGCGGTGCGCGAAAACCTGAACCCATCTGTTTTATTGAAAAATTTGGATGGAACAGTCCATGGCGCGTAG
- the queF gene encoding NADPH-dependent 7-cyano-7-deazaguanine reductase QueF, translating into MPKKQASRDLETFPNPHTDRDYDIHMECPEFTCLCPMTGQPDFATIDIDYTPNKLCIELKSLKLYLWSYRNEGAFHEAVTNKILDDIVKAIKPRRLRVIGDFFVRGGIHTTVTVDYPGTRPKKRKKS; encoded by the coding sequence ATGCCTAAAAAACAAGCATCTAGGGATTTGGAAACGTTCCCAAATCCGCATACGGACCGGGATTATGATATCCATATGGAGTGCCCAGAGTTCACCTGCCTGTGCCCGATGACGGGCCAGCCGGATTTCGCCACGATCGACATCGACTACACTCCGAATAAACTTTGCATTGAGTTGAAATCATTGAAGTTGTATTTGTGGTCCTACCGTAACGAAGGGGCTTTTCACGAGGCGGTGACCAACAAGATTCTGGACGATATTGTCAAAGCCATCAAACCCCGACGGTTGCGTGTGATTGGCGACTTTTTTGTACGCGGGGGAATCCACACCACGGTGACTGTGGACTATCCCGGAACCAGGCCGAAAAAACGGAAAAAATCCTGA
- a CDS encoding co-chaperone GroES, producing the protein MKIRPLQDRILVQPILEKEVRKGGIIIPDSAKEKPIEGRVKAVGQGKLADDGKRHKPDVKVGDKVLYSKYGGTEIKLDGEDLLLMREDDILAVVE; encoded by the coding sequence ATGAAAATTCGTCCGTTGCAAGACCGCATTCTGGTCCAGCCGATCCTTGAGAAAGAAGTACGCAAGGGTGGCATCATCATCCCCGACTCGGCAAAAGAGAAACCGATCGAAGGCCGTGTCAAGGCTGTAGGCCAAGGCAAACTGGCGGATGACGGCAAGCGCCACAAACCTGACGTCAAGGTCGGCGACAAGGTGCTCTACAGCAAATATGGTGGAACTGAAATCAAACTGGATGGAGAGGATCTCCTGTTGATGCGTGAAGACGACATCCTGGCGGTTGTTGAATAG
- the groL gene encoding chaperonin GroEL (60 kDa chaperone family; promotes refolding of misfolded polypeptides especially under stressful conditions; forms two stacked rings of heptamers to form a barrel-shaped 14mer; ends can be capped by GroES; misfolded proteins enter the barrel where they are refolded when GroES binds) → MAKQIVYNEEARHKILAGVNQLADTVKLTLGPKGRNVVIDKKFGSPTITKDGVTVAKEIELENPFENMGAQMVNEVASKTSDNAGDGTTTATVLAQAIFREGLKNVTAGANPMDIKRGIEDAVELIVDEIHKQAKPTKDKKEIAQVGTISANHDTAIGDIISEAMDKVGKDGVITVEEAKGMETALEIVEGMQFDRGYLSPYFVTDAERMEAVCEDAYILLNEKKLTNMKDLLPVLEKVAKAGKPLMIIAEDIEGEALATLVVNKLRGTLNVCAVKAPGFGDRRKDMLNDIAILTGGKVITEDIGVSLENITLNDLGRAKRMTVDKENTVIVDGKGKPSEIQSRVKQIRTQIEETTSDYDREKLQERLAKLVGGVAIIKVGAATETEMKEKKARVEDALHATRAAVEEGIVPGGGIAYLRTLPALDKLKGDHDYLLGVKLIKRALEEPCRQIATNAGQEGTVVVEKVKTLKGNQGYDAKNDTYGDMIKAGIIDPAKVSRTALQNASSISGLLLTTEALITDLPDENEGAGGGMPPGGGMGGMGGMGGMGGMM, encoded by the coding sequence ATGGCAAAGCAGATTGTATATAACGAGGAAGCCCGCCACAAAATACTGGCAGGTGTCAATCAACTCGCAGACACGGTTAAATTGACGCTGGGACCGAAAGGCCGGAACGTCGTTATCGATAAGAAATTTGGCTCCCCGACCATCACCAAAGACGGTGTGACCGTGGCCAAGGAAATCGAACTGGAAAATCCTTTTGAAAACATGGGAGCGCAGATGGTAAACGAAGTCGCTTCCAAAACAAGTGACAACGCCGGTGACGGCACCACCACAGCAACCGTTCTGGCCCAGGCGATCTTCCGCGAAGGCCTCAAGAATGTGACCGCTGGCGCCAATCCGATGGACATCAAGCGCGGTATTGAAGATGCGGTTGAACTCATCGTTGATGAAATCCACAAACAGGCCAAACCCACCAAGGATAAAAAAGAAATTGCACAGGTCGGCACCATCTCCGCTAACCACGACACGGCAATCGGTGACATCATCTCCGAAGCGATGGACAAGGTTGGTAAAGACGGTGTTATCACGGTTGAAGAAGCCAAAGGTATGGAAACGGCTCTGGAAATCGTTGAAGGTATGCAGTTCGACCGCGGTTACCTCTCCCCATACTTTGTTACCGATGCTGAGCGCATGGAAGCTGTCTGCGAAGACGCTTATATCCTGCTCAACGAAAAGAAACTCACCAACATGAAGGACCTGCTGCCGGTTCTTGAAAAGGTAGCCAAAGCTGGCAAGCCCCTGATGATCATCGCCGAAGACATCGAAGGTGAAGCATTGGCGACTCTGGTAGTCAACAAACTGCGTGGCACCCTGAATGTCTGCGCGGTTAAAGCGCCTGGTTTTGGGGATCGCCGCAAGGACATGCTCAATGACATCGCTATCCTCACCGGGGGTAAAGTCATCACCGAAGACATCGGTGTAAGCCTGGAAAACATCACGCTGAATGATCTGGGCCGCGCCAAGCGTATGACGGTTGATAAGGAAAACACCGTAATCGTTGATGGTAAGGGCAAGCCTTCGGAAATCCAGTCCCGCGTTAAACAGATCCGTACCCAGATTGAAGAGACCACTTCCGATTACGATCGGGAGAAACTGCAGGAGCGTCTCGCCAAACTGGTCGGTGGTGTTGCCATCATCAAAGTCGGGGCTGCGACTGAAACCGAAATGAAAGAAAAGAAAGCGCGCGTTGAAGATGCACTGCACGCGACACGTGCCGCAGTTGAAGAAGGTATCGTGCCTGGCGGCGGAATTGCTTATCTCCGTACCCTGCCTGCTCTCGACAAACTCAAGGGTGATCACGATTACCTGCTCGGAGTCAAACTGATCAAACGCGCGCTGGAAGAACCGTGCCGGCAGATCGCGACCAACGCAGGCCAGGAAGGCACTGTTGTTGTTGAGAAAGTTAAAACTCTCAAAGGCAACCAGGGCTACGATGCCAAGAACGACACCTATGGCGACATGATTAAAGCTGGAATCATCGATCCCGCCAAAGTGTCCCGTACCGCATTGCAGAATGCATCCAGTATTTCCGGGCTGCTTCTGACGACCGAAGCACTCATCACTGACCTGCCTGACGAAAATGAAGGCGCTGGCGGCGGAATGCCTCCAGGAGGTGGCATGGGTGGTATGGGCGGAATGGGTGGCATGGGCGGCATGATGTAA
- a CDS encoding type II secretion system protein, translated as MKLSQTGQHKKESGFTLVELISVIVIIGLLAGAAAPRFLDLNEDAHTASASSVYGAFSSATKIFNMGWRTNGSPAAPSVVDGVAMNASGWPGPPGATNHSDCVNIWQGITDTSLPIVPWTGSWTVGDRSWVAFGSGGNCIYIFLEDVSPLRYFFYTPATGNIIPVNI; from the coding sequence GTGAAGTTATCTCAAACCGGCCAACATAAAAAGGAAAGTGGTTTCACTTTGGTTGAGCTGATTAGCGTGATTGTCATAATAGGGCTTTTGGCTGGTGCTGCCGCACCCCGTTTTCTAGACCTGAATGAAGACGCACATACTGCGAGCGCAAGTTCTGTTTACGGCGCATTTTCATCCGCCACTAAAATTTTTAATATGGGTTGGCGAACCAATGGAAGTCCGGCAGCCCCAAGTGTGGTCGATGGGGTGGCCATGAATGCAAGTGGCTGGCCGGGACCACCCGGAGCCACCAATCACAGTGATTGTGTGAATATCTGGCAAGGTATTACTGATACTTCCCTTCCAATAGTCCCATGGACGGGTTCCTGGACTGTAGGTGATCGAAGCTGGGTCGCTTTTGGCAGTGGGGGAAATTGTATATATATTTTTTTGGAGGATGTGTCTCCACTTCGTTACTTCTTTTACACACCAGCTACAGGAAATATCATCCCTGTAAATATATAG
- a CDS encoding class I SAM-dependent methyltransferase — protein MAKVILEEDFLAEDFDSLTFYDLLPTDDVKISHQGGKEPVGKLATNLMQTNLEDLQIKDLDDLAIGLINGCTSFNDFSDWPALADKMAIQYSELLLNEEARELRMKLSRLNYFIRALLDKNIEVQAVDEWFIEARGPWDFIRQNGKLMWIDCEESSLKVESASGTSSYTCGLPTQIDKITGTEIGIGSHYSNGGWLLNGSGLKEVIHSKPIVTFFVWEGATCYLDVDGLIFEKGKGVVGKIDLPFTMIHKCRFFDDRLVFFDWSQPKKGYIYNLDTKKGECLELEAVIVCNDICFHSGFYYLIDKEQGHVFKYDQSFKLIAKESGLGRGKGKLYDPISIRPVDGELQVLNWFSGKVVSFKGFVSNDRIGETRVGSQLNEHAKLLAEKYLDVVYNEEVKPTGKYPDILARWLSETHLKKKGRLLDIGSGRGEHLKAFSKLGYEVAGLDISKRAAEMCPEYDVRIANIEFEEMPYENESFDFIFSKSVIEHTYQPAMMLDRMLSAMKPGAKAVVMTPSWIHTYKVFYTEYTHVRPFTKQSLNDAMRMAGYEDVEVDYFYQLPLVWRQKWLMPFVRFLGMMPLPYRPIQSAPWPDGLNKIIRFTKDVMLIGVGTKKN, from the coding sequence ATGGCAAAGGTGATTTTAGAAGAAGACTTTCTAGCGGAAGATTTTGATTCGCTGACATTCTATGACTTGTTGCCAACCGATGATGTGAAAATTTCCCATCAGGGGGGCAAAGAGCCCGTCGGTAAGCTGGCAACAAATCTTATGCAGACCAACCTTGAGGATCTGCAAATTAAGGATCTTGATGATCTTGCCATTGGTTTGATTAACGGCTGCACTTCCTTCAATGATTTTTCTGATTGGCCCGCCCTGGCAGACAAAATGGCCATACAGTATTCAGAACTGTTGCTCAATGAAGAGGCACGAGAACTTCGTATGAAGTTGTCCCGGTTAAATTATTTTATCAGGGCATTATTGGATAAAAACATCGAGGTTCAGGCTGTCGATGAGTGGTTTATTGAAGCCAGAGGTCCCTGGGATTTCATCAGGCAGAACGGAAAATTAATGTGGATAGACTGCGAAGAAAGTAGTTTGAAAGTTGAAAGTGCCAGTGGCACTTCAAGCTACACATGCGGTCTGCCAACACAAATTGACAAGATTACGGGGACAGAAATCGGAATTGGATCACACTATTCGAATGGTGGATGGCTCTTGAATGGATCTGGATTGAAGGAAGTGATCCATTCCAAACCAATTGTCACATTTTTTGTTTGGGAGGGTGCCACCTGTTATCTGGATGTAGATGGATTGATTTTTGAAAAAGGGAAGGGCGTTGTGGGCAAGATTGATTTGCCATTTACAATGATCCACAAATGTCGCTTTTTTGATGACAGGTTGGTTTTCTTTGATTGGAGTCAGCCCAAAAAAGGATATATTTATAATCTGGATACAAAAAAAGGTGAATGTCTGGAATTAGAGGCTGTCATTGTCTGCAATGACATATGTTTTCATTCAGGTTTTTACTATCTGATTGATAAAGAACAGGGCCACGTATTCAAGTACGACCAGAGCTTTAAGTTGATAGCCAAGGAATCTGGTCTTGGGCGGGGAAAAGGCAAGTTATATGACCCAATTTCTATCAGGCCAGTGGATGGAGAGCTTCAGGTTTTGAACTGGTTTAGTGGAAAAGTCGTTAGTTTCAAGGGCTTTGTGAGCAATGACCGAATAGGGGAGACCCGGGTAGGAAGCCAATTGAATGAACACGCGAAATTACTTGCAGAAAAATATCTGGACGTTGTCTACAACGAAGAGGTAAAGCCTACCGGGAAATACCCTGATATTCTTGCCAGGTGGTTGTCGGAAACTCATTTGAAAAAAAAGGGTCGATTACTGGATATTGGATCAGGGAGAGGGGAACATTTAAAAGCTTTTTCCAAATTAGGGTATGAAGTAGCCGGTTTGGATATTTCCAAGCGCGCTGCCGAAATGTGCCCGGAGTATGATGTCAGGATTGCAAATATTGAGTTTGAGGAAATGCCTTACGAGAACGAATCTTTTGATTTTATTTTTAGTAAATCAGTTATTGAGCATACTTATCAGCCCGCAATGATGCTCGATAGAATGTTGTCTGCAATGAAGCCTGGAGCGAAAGCGGTTGTCATGACTCCAAGCTGGATTCACACATATAAAGTTTTCTATACCGAGTACACGCACGTCCGGCCTTTTACAAAACAATCACTTAATGATGCTATGAGGATGGCCGGTTATGAGGATGTAGAAGTGGATTATTTTTACCAGCTCCCGCTTGTTTGGCGACAAAAATGGCTGATGCCTTTTGTGAGGTTCCTGGGGATGATGCCATTGCCCTATCGCCCGATTCAAAGTGCTCCATGGCCGGACGGATTGAATAAAATAATCAGGTTTACTAAAGATGTTATGTTGATAGGTGTGGGAACGAAGAAAAACTAG
- a CDS encoding class I SAM-dependent methyltransferase — MEEYNKLRAQDLTEFLSRFHMSEGHLNRNCPVCSSGQASKAFDKEGFDFVTCDSCDCLYVNPVPTDELLTMYYDGFSSMEFFHEKILKPTEEERKKIFYRRAQDMKPFVKPGDKILEIGSSIGFFIEAALKEGWDVSGVEINSNLVEYTQKKYNVKIYQGMFEHVNFDHCYDMVVMWEVLEHIVEPCSLLKKIAQALPKGGRFVGTLPNIEGIEFKVCGKEHEMIEAPGHLNYFSIKTLEKLFDRAGFKLTYFSTPGILDFINIMNDIHKGERDSIGDSFLTQLQNSIPNEDWDEVDAVFTKVIQKNKLSGNIFIVAEKL; from the coding sequence ATGGAAGAATATAATAAGCTTCGAGCACAAGATTTGACGGAATTCCTTTCACGTTTTCATATGAGTGAAGGACATTTAAACAGAAACTGCCCTGTTTGCTCCTCCGGGCAGGCTTCCAAGGCTTTTGATAAAGAAGGATTTGATTTCGTCACCTGTGATTCCTGCGATTGTTTATATGTAAACCCGGTTCCAACGGACGAGTTGTTGACAATGTATTATGATGGTTTCAGTTCCATGGAATTTTTTCATGAAAAGATATTGAAGCCAACTGAAGAGGAAAGGAAAAAAATTTTTTACCGCCGGGCACAGGATATGAAGCCCTTTGTAAAACCGGGCGATAAAATCCTCGAAATCGGATCTTCGATAGGTTTTTTTATTGAAGCCGCCTTGAAGGAAGGGTGGGATGTTTCGGGTGTAGAAATAAATTCAAATTTAGTTGAATACACTCAAAAAAAATATAATGTAAAGATTTATCAGGGGATGTTTGAGCATGTCAACTTTGACCATTGCTATGATATGGTTGTCATGTGGGAGGTCCTGGAGCACATTGTCGAGCCCTGTTCCTTATTGAAAAAAATTGCGCAAGCCCTGCCAAAGGGTGGTCGATTTGTAGGAACCTTACCGAATATTGAGGGAATTGAGTTCAAGGTCTGTGGAAAAGAGCACGAAATGATAGAGGCTCCGGGGCACTTAAACTACTTTTCCATAAAAACTCTTGAGAAGCTATTTGACCGGGCTGGCTTCAAGCTCACTTATTTTTCGACGCCGGGAATTCTGGACTTTATAAACATAATGAATGATATCCATAAAGGCGAACGGGATAGCATTGGTGACTCGTTTCTAACCCAGTTGCAGAATTCGATCCCTAATGAGGACTGGGATGAGGTGGATGCTGTATTTACCAAGGTGATCCAGAAAAATAAACTTTCTGGAAATATTTTCATTGTTGCTGAAAAGCTCTGA